The stretch of DNA GCACATTTTCATTCACAACCTGGACaggtatattatatatatttttttgtttttttttatttattattttattattatttatttatgatttttaattgatttaacagCAAATATTTACGTACCCTACTATCAGCTCGATGTCCGGAGTGATATCACCGACGAATCTTTCCCTTTTTACGTCACCGGTGTCTGTCACGAGGCCAGTTGCTACCCAGAGATCGGTTGCGAACGTGCCGCCGCGTTGGAACACCGCACCATTCATCAATCTCGAGGACGATTACAATATGATAGGACCGATTATTACTGGCACACCCGGTGAACCACCATCACCAATGGAcgaaggtaattttttttttttcattgatatttttattatttatttttttttattatgtattattaattttgaataattaaaattaagtttattattatcagaacGATATTTTCATCCCGTCCACACGAGCAACAACGTCGTGGACAAAAACAACACCGGGGTTATGATTGGTAATGAATTAGTCAATCAAGATCAAAATtctcatcatcaacaacagcagcaacatcaacagcatcaacagcaccaacaacagcatcaacaacagcaacaacagcagcagcagcagcagcagcagcaacaacaacaacaacaacaacatcaacagcaacaacaacaacagcagcaacaacaacagcaacaacaacaaatacttcaagaaaaaaattgtcggCCAAAATCACCACCGTGACCCTTGGAAGCTCGTTGTGCGCGTCACCAAGAGGCGAACTCGCCAGCGGGATCCACTGTCACGGCTCTCTACATGCGAGTctcataattttttgatgatttcttaaatttaacaaaatacatCCCTTGTGctcaatacatttttttgttttgttttttgttatttaaatttatttatttattatttcctttttgtttttttttttttttttttttcattgcaatTATAAGTctattgtataattattattgaataatcacCTGCCACTATAGATTGTCTAAGGTCTTCCACAATAAATGATGTTTACAGCTGTGCTTccggaaaataataaattaattaaatctaattgacaaaaaaaattcagtgtaaaattaaaattttatataaaataaattataaaatgtggAAGCCTTGTAGATTTTTAGccaaagaaatgaaaaaaaaaaaattgatttaaatattaaataagaaaaataacgaACAAATTACAATTGACAttatatagataaattatttaattaacacacaataataattcggtaaaaatatatatatttttgttttttttttttttaatttaattttttaaaattgtactTAAATGCCCAATAATggcacaaataaaaaatgtaattgtttataacaattaatgcCTATATTTGCTCAGACTAATTGCGTAACAGTCAACCAGAGGCTGCTAGCTAGTAATACGAAGAAAAATAACAttgtaaacaaatattaatattataataataacaataataaataataatataaatttttaaaaataagaagaaaaaaataaattaatatttatagttattgaagaaataagtaagtaaggaaaaaaaaataaaaataaatacttgaaaaatgtGAGAatgtaaaatagtttttttttttttttcttttgtgttATTTTGTGGTAATTGAATGaagatgagaaaaaattaatttgtctaCTGATATACTACATAATTAGTTGAATGAGCGTATTATTAAATCGCTTTGAtttgaagaagaaaattataaaaaatatgaaaattaaaaaaaaaaaattacacaaaagTAGAGcagaaattgatgaaattaatgaagaaaaaaataatatatatataacatgaaTCATGATGATGTGAGATTCagatgaatgaataaaataaaaaatggaattaatttgttgatcCATTACGCTTATTGATACCCGTGAATTGTACATTAGTGATTACGTAAAAAAGAAAGcttgaatatacattttttttttcgcattcACGGATAAGTTTGTAATTATACTGCATAAGAaattagtcaaaaaaaaaagaaatttttcgttttctttattgcttgaattttattgtgattgaaaagagaaaaaaaattattatatttaatagaaagaaatgacaagttttttttgatgattgttAAGGTgcttatattattgattatgttttttttttttttagataatatttgAGGGGTGCTCATTGATTATGTTATAGTAAttgtaaagcttttttttttttttttttctcttatgtttattttttttccgcacaaaatttaataggttttaatttattgcgTCGCAAGTGGTGttttgtaaaaatgaaaatggaaaaaaaaaaatagttgatttttattgattaagaaatatttgaaattattataatcgataaattataatcttcTGTATGATGTAAATGGTTTTATTAAATCCTCGGtagttttgtttgttaattgataaaaaaaaaaaaaaaaatacatttaattttaaaaaattgttgaaagcagatgataaaaatgaaaaaaaaaaaaaaaaggataaatccTTAAGACAATTATgtaatttacgttttttattatttaatcctAAACCCATAAGCatgatttgttgatttaattatttaaccaaCCGATGGACTTAAAAtctaaaccaaaaaaaaaaaagtacttaattattatttgaacaactcgaaatattgtataaaaaaaatcgaaacacTGGCTCAATAATTGTTCATGAATGAACACGCCAATTAACAGTTTAACACTCAAAATGACTtaaacaatgaatttaaaattaacttaattatttaaaaaaaaaaaaactgcaaattattattgataatattgttaatataataaccacgactactactactaccacCACCTAGTAACACCaccataattaaataaaatcaaattctaatcaaattacaaatagaaaaaaaagaaaaaaatctaaaaaaaaaaactaatataaagttaattatatacataaaaaaaaaattaacattaattaagATACAACTGTATCCAAATGTTAACTAACCcatattgtataattaattatttcccGTTGAAATTACTAATAcacttattaatatttctaatgttgaaaaaaaaaaaaaaaatacaaacaaactAATCTAAACAAAaggaattattaaaatataaaaatgcttCCGCTAATTAAAcaagcaaataataataatattaataataatcgttattgattttatcataaatctgagaatattgttttttaatttgtaaataatattaattgataattacaaGGTGGTGAGATTACGAAGAAATGACGCACAACAAGAATGACAAaagcaatgaaaataaaaataaataaacaagtctatatataaataattaaagcaatattaaattattatttttaattttttttataaatattatataaaagcaGAAATATCGTAAGTGCTTTATTTTCTTGTCTATATGTAATTATATAAAcgacttgttttatttttaattattagaaaaaaaacattttaatacatttttggacatgaaaaaaaattgataattaaaaattagcgCTAATTAGCCATCGAATTTACAagttattgtaattttgaacggaaaatgtgaaaaaattaataagtgcTTAGAATGAGACTTGGTAGTATTaggcaataaaaatttagtaaatcgattgaaaaaaaatttgatttgatatttaaatattttttatttattttattttattattaattattgaaatgcaCTCGtcagtaattatttttcttaaataattatttcaaaataaataaataaaaacacaggGTGGCCCGGGACGTCATTGCggttcgattttattttactaactaattcaaactaattttttaataacaaaaaataataataatattaataaataaataaatgaaaaataaaaaagtacaaatagtaaaatgaaaataaaaccaaTTTCATTAGTTTTTTGGGtctaaaaatatttcgatagcctgtttttttttactgtagaattgattgaattaattattaattaagccGGGTTGCCCAGCAAAGCCTCTTGTACATCGTCTCGAGCTGCCTTGAACCGAAAGTgcattattataaaacaaaaaaaaaaaacgataaaaaaattaaaaaaaaaaaaaatatgaaataataaactacataataaataattaaattttacataaataaattaattaattgaattttattaaaaaataaaaaacatacaacGCCAAATGTGAAAGTTTCCACACCCCGGAGTTCTATTTTGTGCGTGGAGTTgactgaatatttaaataaaaaatttcaaactataaaatccattaaaattatacaaaattatataataaaaaaaaaaaagttgcgATAATGTAGAGcttataagaataataaaaattaaataaattaaagtagctcaataataaaaaaaaataccacgaaatttaaaattggacGAAAATTTgtaaactaattatttaataataatatttaaataataattcaaaggctaaaaaaaaaaatacgtagttatgatgataaaacaataaataaattaaaacgttAATtactagataaataattaaaaaagctcGAGTGAAAAAGGGTGTttaaagtcaaataaaaataaaaaaaaattacttaaacaacaacagcaataataattaaaacgatgataaaaaaaaatttaattattatcaatattaataccacaatactattattaataattaaagaaaaaaaaaaatatacattatatattaaaatgcaaTATATTTATCGAACATTTattgagcaaaaaaattagatcGAGTAGACGTGTACAAagttagataaaaataaataaataaaatataataataatattaataataataatatttaaattggtaattattaattaagacAAGTTGAATAAtggttattgaaaaataaaaattgaataattaatagtcagaaaaaaaatgtaatttaaaaaataaaaaaaaaaaaaaaaacggtgcagttttcatataaattattagttatatataaaacagcttatattatattttaaaattatattttttcttcatttattattattgttattatcattttatttttaacaataataatgaactCAGTTCAATGTTATAAATCAGGGATTAGACTAAACTAGTATgatgtgcaaaaaaaaaaaataataaaaaaatgaaattcaagGTGGTGATAGTGGTGGAGCAGggctatataaataatttagacagaaaaaaaaaattaaataaataagtgaTAGTCGCCTAAAAAGGCTCTCAATAATattgtgaataatattttcacatatttttaaagagagtggtttttttctttgaatataaAAGTGATAAGATGacgagaaaaataattttaaaaaacgaataaaCGTTTGCCGATATACAAGGGATGTTACCTTGTTGCGTCAATTATACGTTGTGTCCATACTGACTCaattatgtattatatatccgacaatattgattattaaaaattcttaatacatacaaaaaaataaaaagttaaatatatacttgtaaaaaatttatttttccctttaacttttgttattttttctattgattttaatcttattttattttttttccagtaaTTAAACGTGAAGAAGGattgtcttgaaaatttataggataataaagagaaaagaaatctgattaatttaaacacaaaaaaatctGGAAGCTATTTATTTTGGTGAAGATATGAGTTTAATAAGTCAACAAGTATTACAGATATTATAGATTtcgatttgatttttttgtttcagaaaTTAAATGGAAATAACAATTGACTCCGAAGAACACAGTATCAAATAGTTCAGAGTTACAAGTACCAAGAGAATCAAAGCCAGTTCTAAAAATTTgggtatttgttttttctctcGATGATGGTTCACCAAGTGTGTCAGGATGGCCGAGCGGTCCAAGGCGCCAGACTCAAGGTTATCACCTTCTTGGTTCAAAACCGAGTAACAAATGGGGCTTCTGGTCCTCAATGAGGGCGTGGGTTCGAATCCCACttctgacaattttttttgatttaatttataaaaacaatgtaTTAGACTCTTTTTTACttaataatcatgaaaaatatttaattgtatcatttaaaaataatttttttaacttaggGTGAGCTTTTGTACCCGAGCGCTGAGCTTTTGTATGAAACGTAATGAAAAAGTTTGTTGAAAGTAATATGACACTGTATATTGTGTTCTCCATGTTCTCCATAGTTCTCCATTGAATGTCATGTGGTAAATTCATCACAGAGTCTAAACTccactcattttttttatattgtttttttataaaataacttgCAAAACATTGAAAgcaatttgttaataataatatattattttttcaggtggaatttcaaataaatatattcagttacaatattaatacaaTCAATTCATACTTATAAAGACAAcactattattaaaattattgttttttacaaatgtACATTTACCAGATGATTCAAGTAagtcatgataatttttttcaacataaacaTTAACTAtatcattatgataatttttatttaacaattcattattagaaattttataaaatccttTTCCAAATGGTGTAGCATTATttgtttctaaataaaattgtccTCTTATTTTTTGGCTTACATTTTCTCCCATAAAAACAGCAATTTTACTATtacattttccttttttataatttttccatttatcaCATTTAATTGCTAAAAAACCATGTGGATTTATGATTGATTCAATCATATATTGATAGGCTCTTTGATGACTACATGTTGCtagaagataaaattaaaatataaaaattttaaaatacaatttaacaatattttattatttatatttgaataaattaatgttgataaatacgatcattttttttagtgcAACCTGGCTGTTTACATTTTCCACCATTTGGATAATAATCACAATGACCAATTTCAGCTTTATAACCAGGTGATAATGGACCACCACAAGTATGtataacatcaacaaattttgCATGATAACGTTCAACACCATTCATTATTTTTGGATATTCAAAAAATGGTGCTGCTGGATCCATGGCTGTTATTCTACCAATTttaccatttaaaaaataaccagcATAACCAGCAATATGTGCACCAAGGCTGTGTCCAAGAATGTGAACATCATTgagtgatatattttttattattttaaaaaaatcaataaattcagcAACTTTATATCCAATctacataaaataaacattttcagataaaattttataaaaaataaattaaattatttaactcacCGAGTATGATGCATTAACagctttaaaatatttttcttttgatattgatgaccaatcaattaaaataacattataatttccaactaataaataattatcacgaAAATTATTCATCCAATAACATTCAGAACAATTTGATGAATCTTTCCAGccatgaattataatttttgttgaatcaatTGGATTCAGTGgtgagttatttaaattttctttatcatcaaattttaggATGTAACTATTGTTTGGATTTTTCCGTGtgtacaaatttaatttaattaaatttatttcctcaatttcatttataacatGACTAGCTTTTGATAggcctttaaaaaaattattattatttgttttattaattttaaagttaaaatattaaaataaatattaaatttaccaattataataattataaataacactattattgtcattgtttttagattagaaattaattttttaattgaatattaatttataaatttaaatgtacaaAGTTTaatggttattatttttaggagTTTATACCTCAATAGACATTGTGAAGGGACTGATGAATATTCCAACTTTGAGtgaagataaatataaaaagagaacggaaatagataaatattacaaGAAAAACTCTtcgttaaaatttaaatctgtaaatatagatttaaattttaagttaagtattttttttttcatgaaatgtATTATATGTTTAACTTAATCTTCATGTGATTGTGTTGAGATCTATATCAATAGgttattgacaatttttttatctaacttatactctaatttttttaaattaaaatagactgattttaaaattattattgtaaattatatttattaatagatTACTTAGCACAttcagaataataaatatacatatgttaattacttaaatatttaattgttttatttttttttttatcacaatattTGTCCCTCActctgataaaattataattagataaataatagtaattaaaaaatttatttacatgtcaatttaaaataataattatatttcctttttatttatatgtatatattatatatatgttgataaaaaattatcaaactaaatattttttattttgtcaattccTTCGAAACagaaattactaatttttatttatttaaataattttttatactcttTTTTTCCTCATGATATGATTGCGtcaaatgcaaaataaatttcaatttattattctacttaaatttaaattaaaacataatactcaaatttataaatacctactttgttgaatttaagtacaaaaatatctttttgtttttttctttttataccgtatattattaaataatcgaACTAAATTGTGAGTGAGTTTCATTGACCGTTTATActctttgattattattatgtcgGTTTAATTTGAGAgtttaattttcttgaaataaataattaatttgtttttttttcttataaattgaGATTTTATGGAAAACAACAGGTTTTTATGTTAACAAGAGGCTCGTGTAATCGTCTTGTAAATACTTTTAGCAATTGGCAGTGTActctgaaataaaatttacaattttaattatccattttttttttttcctcaactattgtatatattataaagaaaaaaaaaacttgttttacCTTATTCTAACgttgacatttttaaatacttctCCATCACAATTCCAAACACTCATTTTTGAGCCAATACTACTGTTATTAATTTCATCGTTTGACGATGATTCAGGTGTTGCTCGAAAACTAAATTCACGTGCTCTGTAAACCTCTACAAATGGCAAATcatactgaaaaaataatcaaataatattgtaaattaattcaattaataatatctaattaaaaaaaattaaacaagctAATACTtacaagatttttatttttactatttaatcGCAAGagcattttaatattattaaaaagtgaTGTGTGTCGAACAAGAATAACATCAACACAACCATCACCAATATGACAATGTGGACTAAAACCCTGTGGACATTTTGAACATGCACAGGATATATTTGCACCATtaaccataaaaaatttaccactAACTTTAACTGGTCCTATAatcaatcataaaaaaaaaacaaaaaaagtaaattcatatttttttatcacaataaattctttataataaaatgattagaTTACATACTGGCAATTGCGATATCACGATTGGCATTATGCATATGACGAATACATCGTGTACAATTATTTGTACATCTTATACTTTCTGCTGGATGACATGGATCTGATAAAAGTTCAATTTCTCCCTCATATCCTTTATtggcaattatttttttaaagcctaaaatttacaattcaaaaatatgactttcatacatattttataaataataattaaatattatttattttttttttttaatttaatatcacaaTGGAATTTACTgataagaaattaaaaaaaaaaaacaaagaattaCCTGAATATTCATATCGTTGTGGTCCCATCCATCTAAATTTTTCACTGTCTTCAATAACATCACCAAGATAACCATAACTAAATACACTTGCATATAATCTACGTAATTCATTATCACTATGAACAGATGATATATCTAATCCAGTTGTATCAccaaatataatatgtattattGCTGTTTGTACATCAGTTGTTCCATGTAAACTATATGCAACTGTATCTGTACTACCACTTGGTATAATACCAACTGGTATTTTTGGTATTGGTAATACAACATTTTGATCATTTGAATCAATATGATTATCCTTAACAGCACGTAGTATTAAACCATTAAATACTTCTGCAAATGTACCATCACCACCAATACAAACAACtgcctaaaaaaatttttcatcatacaattagatttatttttgtatatttaaataacaaaaatatttattattaattattacctCAAAATCAtctaaatttgtatttaacaaTGTATCATGTATATGTCCAGCTCTTTCAGTGACAATAGTCATTGTATCAACACCAGCAATTTTCATTAATGGCTGTACTTGTTTTTCCCATATTTttggtccttttttttttccaccatatGGATTTACAAATACAAGTATTCTTCTTGGACGATGACTAATAcctgtaatatttattttttaaaatttcattatggTTATTACATTATACGTCAACTCACGATCATAGTTCAATGCTAAAAGTAAAAACagcatgttaaataaataaggataaatgaaaaaaaatctcatataCACTTGAAAGAATAAATCAAGGTCAagtgttgaaataaatatttaactattaatctttaaatatatgtatatattttttttttcttgttttctttataaatttacctgAGATTAAATGAGGTCACTCAAAATTactacattatttttttaaaatatatatgaaaatgtagattattattttattatttcaaataataatgcaattttatgttttttttttttttaatcataaagtTGATTGTCAtcgttattattgttattaactaCTGGTTGTCAGTATTACACAacgtaatatatattttttactgcaTGTGTGGAAAtgtttgtaaataattgttttaacgttgaaaaaaaaaaaaaaaagatatgtattttgataatttatttaaaaaaacttacatAAAAGAcaatttctaattgttttaacCCAGGATGCAACTTGTCGTGGATCACTGTGACTCATAACAACAGAATGATGACTCCAAATATTTTTAGGTCCACGTGCAGCATAATGAAGAACAAAACTTGATGGTAATGATGATCGTAGTGGATTTGgatctttttcttttgttgatgttattgGTACAAAATCATCACTGTAGTTTACTGCTAGTGTGTCTGATAATGACAATGTCCATCTTGctgtataaattatatataataataatattcaagaacttgaataaatagtaaaaattatttacattactaaaagtatttaaacaaaaaaattttgtgatagaaaaaaaatttcaaagatcAAAAAATTcgtctttgatattttttatttcaattataccTTTGaacgttaaaaaaagaaaaaaaagtggtaataggatatatatatttgtaatacaATTTACAGTACTCAgcaaaaattgtaattttttttttttctattaatttgcTGACGTAAAATGTACAAAGTATcgcaataatatttatacaaaagaaataaatacttaatcaacgtttcttttgaaaaaaaattgcaattaattaatgattttatattgtttgatTGACGAGAAATAATTAAACCTTCATATTGTGCTGAATTTATTAACATCCAAGCCCTTggaattcattttcattaatttattctaaaCATGTCGTTCCGGCTTGCAGGGTCCATGACTCTTTCAgacaatgtatatatttattttatttttttttatttctatcttCTATTCTTACTTGGTGTCATTGTACTAAGAACAATAAATTCACAGATAAATCCgtcttttttttccatcaaattaatagtagtaaaaaaataaagaataattttattttaaaataaaaaataattcaagtattatttcgtaaaaaaataaaagtaataaattgttcaataaaataaattattctataaGCTCTGATTGTTTAtgcgaaaaataataataaatatatagttattatttaatatcccgtctttattttatttactgctattaatttttattattttctttgttttttaactgttgaaaataataaatttttacaaaaatttatattgaaatatttgtgggatttaatgatttataatttatgtagattttaattatttatagactTATATCCAACGTTTGGTCTATGTCAAGGAATACTATGATTAAAACATTCGTTTGAGTAGTATAAATTTCTAATGAATCGTACTCATTTATagatcaatattatcattaaaaaatgaaagagaaaaaacattgttggtttttttttttttttcggttttattcattcaaaatatttaaacgaaGGTAAACGAGAgtgtattaatattaaatgaccTCGGTAACTTTCAATAActaaataaagaagaaaaaatataaaatctccATAgatcattttgtatttaaaaaaaacatgaagtaTTAATTGTTATGAAATTTGTCCTCAACctattattaatcatattgtccccaattaataattaaagtaaattaaacaaaataaattatatttaaaattgacgtgttttaataaaaattataaataacgtgtttaaaaaatttttcaaataattaaaaaccagttttacaagttttttttttttaatgtataaaatttaagtatattcaagaaaaaaaatactagctatatatttttcttacaaATCAATTacttatcaaattaaaaatcgaaaaaaaaaaaaatacaatttcgAATTTATATCTACACGCGATAAgaattatttctatatttcgcaatcgaaatttatttttgtttttgtcatcgaaaaaaaatgaaaaaaacaacaaagaaatttcacttggaaaaaaaaactttctattgccaaataaataaataaaataattaaataattaattcaactatatagttttaatattataataaataatagtaataagtATTTTCCtctaatcaaattaaatttaattctaacgatgaagaaaaaaaaatttgttattgacACACATtggttgtaaattaaattatattagaataataatatattaattaaactcaCTGTAAGGTTGTTTTTCAGTTTCCCAGATTAGAGTACTACGGTGAAAGTAAACcctacatcttttttttttaataataaatgtactaAGTAACACTGAGCCTGAAAATTCATCGTCCTCCATTTCGCAATATATTTTCCACGCCTTTCaccttttgtttttattttatatatctaaattattactaaattttattgataatataaaataaaaactatcattgttttatagaatatttattaaatacaattgtcaatttatatttaaataattttgtttacatttaaaaacaatgatgACGAGGATGAGATGAAGTAAACGTCATTTCCTCATGTTTTTATTGATCTCAACTAAATTTTTGGATAATAACTATCACaagttttttaaacttttcattaaataatataatatttaattttaataactgaaaaatatattgacataTGTTTTAACGAAGTGTATAGACCGGCACAAGTGTGATTACTGCTGAGTATTTTGTACTGAGTAAGTATACTTTAACGCTACTTTTGACTCTCTTACACACtccgttttttttatatatattttttattacattatatatctctatatataat from Aphidius gifuensis isolate YNYX2018 linkage group LG4, ASM1490517v1, whole genome shotgun sequence encodes:
- the LOC122853740 gene encoding pancreatic triacylglycerol lipase-like, translated to FKGLSKASHVINEIEEINLIKLNLYTRKNPNNSYILKFDDKENLNNSPLNPIDSTKIIIHGWKDSSNCSECYWMNNFRDNYLLVGNYNVILIDWSSISKEKYFKAVNASYSIGYKVAEFIDFFKIIKNISLNDVHILGHSLGAHIAGYAGYFLNGKIGRITAMDPAAPFFEYPKIMNGVERYHAKFVDVIHTCGGPLSPGYKAEIGHCDYYPNGGKCKQPGCTKKNDPTCSHQRAYQYMIESIINPHGFLAIKCDKWKNYKKGKCNSKIAVFMGENVSQKIRGQFYLETNNATPFGKG
- the LOC122854612 gene encoding ceramide kinase isoform X1, with translation MEDDEFSGSVLLSTFIIKKKRCRVYFHRSTLIWETEKQPYTRWTLSLSDTLAVNYSDDFVPITSTKEKDPNPLRSSLPSSFVLHYAARGPKNIWSHHSVVMSHSDPRQVASWVKTIRNCLLCISHRPRRILVFVNPYGGKKKGPKIWEKQVQPLMKIAGVDTMTIVTERAGHIHDTLLNTNLDDFEAVVCIGGDGTFAEVFNGLILRAVKDNHIDSNDQNVVLPIPKIPVGIIPSGSTDTVAYSLHGTTDVQTAIIHIIFGDTTGLDISSVHSDNELRRLYASVFSYGYLGDVIEDSEKFRWMGPQRYEYSGFKKIIANKGYEGEIELLSDPCHPAESIRCTNNCTRCIRHMHNANRDIAIARPVKVSGKFFMVNGANISCACSKCPQGFSPHCHIGDGCVDVILVRHTSLFNNIKMLLRLNSKNKNLYDLPFVEVYRAREFSFRATPESSSNDEINNSSIGSKMSVWNCDGEVFKNVNVRIRVHCQLLKVFTRRLHEPLVNIKTCCFP
- the LOC122854612 gene encoding ceramide kinase isoform X2 — protein: MSHSDPRQVASWVKTIRNCLLCISHRPRRILVFVNPYGGKKKGPKIWEKQVQPLMKIAGVDTMTIVTERAGHIHDTLLNTNLDDFEAVVCIGGDGTFAEVFNGLILRAVKDNHIDSNDQNVVLPIPKIPVGIIPSGSTDTVAYSLHGTTDVQTAIIHIIFGDTTGLDISSVHSDNELRRLYASVFSYGYLGDVIEDSEKFRWMGPQRYEYSGFKKIIANKGYEGEIELLSDPCHPAESIRCTNNCTRCIRHMHNANRDIAIARPVKVSGKFFMVNGANISCACSKCPQGFSPHCHIGDGCVDVILVRHTSLFNNIKMLLRLNSKNKNLYDLPFVEVYRAREFSFRATPESSSNDEINNSSIGSKMSVWNCDGEVFKNVNVRIRVHCQLLKVFTRRLHEPLVNIKTCCFP